GTGGGTTGTAGTGAAAGGATTATGTGTGGACTCTGTACTTTCtgattaatttttctataaacttaaaactgctttataagtaatatatatatatatatatattacatatatatatgtaattatatatatttaaatcttcagtgtttaaaatatttcaattattttgaatatttcaaacATTCAAATATTCTGACGTGCTTTTCCTTTGGAATAACCTCAAAATATCTCACTAAAGGAGACCGAGCCATGTAGGGACATGTATTAAAATAGCCTCAATAGTTGGTCTTTATCAAAAAAGATATCCTTATTCCAGAATAGTCAGGCAATAGTATCCCTCAAGGACTACATACTGAACTAGCAAAAAAGTGCAGAGATATTGCTCAGGTACTTGGTTTGAGATGGAAAATTACATAATGCATTTCAAAATTGGGAAATATAACTTCACAAGTGTGAAAGGTTGGTTTAATCAGCTACTCCATATACAAACTATGGGTCTCAGGTGCAAAAATAATCATGCATCAGGTAAAATACCCAAAAGACTTCTTGGCCCCGAGGTGATTTCAATTGTTGTTATAGATATCTATGTAAAATGcaggtggtatatatatgtatacacatgttcTCTGAATCTCTATAAGCTAGACATGACGTTTTTACTTAAGACCTAAGAATACCACTGTGGACAGTGCTAAGAGGAAATTCAAGATCTGCATTTTTATGTTCCCAATGATTTAGAAAACTCATGCATCTAAAAGGTAAGTTAGCATAGTTTAGTGGTTAATACTGTGGGTGCTGCAATTAGATCCCTGATTCTGAAACAGGATTTACATACTCCTTAGtgatgtgaccttgggaaagtcctTGAGTACCTGAGTTCCCTTCTGTGTAAAATTAGGTACTAACAATAGTTATTCATATAGTAGTTGTTACCATTAAAATGGATAATCTATGTAAAGTGATTAGAATGAGTTTTAAGAAAATGCTTAGCACATGGTAAGCATTAATACatctatataattattatttttaccattacTGCCATATTGCCCATCCCTGTGCTGAAATGTGATATGTCTTCTATTTAAATATGCTGACATTTTCTGTGTGACTGCTACATGGCAAAGCCAGGCACTGCTGGGAAACAACCAGATAAAAGAAGCAAAGCCTCAATCTTACCAGGCTAATTAAAGTTGTGGTTATACCTCCAAAACAACCATTCAAAAATTCTCTCTTGGACTTGCATTAAAaaccatttcatttcttctatgtGTTTGCCTTTTGAtgaaaaattttgtcttttcttcatcatctcaatagagaaagagagagagagaggaagagagagagagagagtgaagacaGTGTGAAGGACAatagaataaatatgtattaattcatgTGATAATGTGTCCTACTTCTTTGTTAAGGGTTGGGATAATCTGAAAAGGGTTTCAATTAACAATTAAAGGGATGACAGACATCTTGCACTACAGTGTAGTTTTCCATCCTCGTGGCGGTATAACATGAAAAGTGGATCCTTTGCAGATTCTAGATTTTGGTGATTCTTTTTAGTGAAAACAGCATTTATTATCCATCTTTTTGAAACCTCTCATGATTTGCAGTCAAAAAGTGTTTATAAACAAACTTGGTGCCTTTACCAAAAGTATTGCATTTGATTACAAACTTGACTAattgaatttgtgttttataagccctgggaaaagatatttgaggtgttttttgtttttttttttacaaaagctatttttattcaaaatttttttgatatGTGAAAAGTAAGAACTGCTGCTACTTTAAAAAGTTGCtaaaatgtgggggcgcctgagtggctcagtcagttgaacatctgacttcggctcaggtcatgatctcctggtttgtggattcaacccctgcgtcaggctctctgctgacagctcagagcctggagcctgcctaggattctgtgcttccctctctctctctctctctgcccctctcccattctcgcttgctctctctctgtctctctctctctctctcaaaaacaagtcaacattaatttttttttaaagttgctaaAATGTgatcttattcttttgtttgtgaaTGTGAACATTTTAGTCACTCTACTCTGCGGTTGGGTCTTTCAATAATAGGAATTGAATAATCATGGGCCTTGACATCTTCAGTGACTGTCTTGTTCTGAATGAGAACATTCTGTACTCTGGAGTTTCATTTGTCTTCGTCTTCCTTGACTCCATTTCATGATCCTTGAATGTTTGTGCTTGTTAGGGTCTGAATAACACTACAACTTTAGCAAAGCAGTTTAAATTTCATGGTAATTAAACTATTGTCTTCAAGAGTTGAAATGAGAGgcagaataaaacattttctttactgtAGAAAAAGTAAGCCAAGGAAACATCACTCACACCATCAGGATGGAAAATAAGAATTGGAATCTTCATGCTGACTCATTATGTATTAGTTGACCATCCAACCCACGTCCTCCCGTTAACTTTGTCAAACAATGGGATATTAACTCTCTCCAGTCTTCTATTCAGTGttacatagaaaaaataaatacaaattactttttggtatttaataaattatcaagttagaaagacaaaaactatatACATAGCACAGTTGAAAGTTCAAAAGACATATACCTAAATCATGTGTTTGTAGCAAttaagtttacaaaaataaaggtTTACCACTTATTGTtctgattcatatttttttttcagagagaacaAGATGCCCCATAAAAGGGAAGTGGTTTGCCCATAATCATtcaggtttggggggggggtttgtttgtttgttgtgtttgtgtgtgtttagtaAGATGtaagcccaaagtgggacttgaactcaggctCAAGAcctcaagatcaaaagtcacatgctctactgcctgagccagctaggcaccctcattcagatttttaataatttttttcggatgattttattctgtttctactTCCTTATCCCAGAATTAATGGTTAGATCTTAACTAGGATGAAGGAATGtgttttctattaatatttactcCAGCTATTTTCTCTCTAATTTTCATGTAACAGACTTGGGCCACCTGTCTACAAGAATATCCAATTCTACATCCACTCACCTCACTGCCTTTCTGCTGACTGGAGTCCCAGGATTAGAAGACTTCCAAATCTGGATCTCCATCCCCTTCAGCTTCATGTACCTTTTGGCTGTGATAGGCAATGGCCTGGTTATGGCAGTGGTGGTTGGGGACAGGAACCTCCATGAACCCATGTATCTCTTCCTGGCCATGCTGGCACTCAATGATGTTCTCCTTTGTACTGTGACAGTGCCCCAAATGCTTCTTATCTTCTGGCAGGGTCCTTCCCCATTAACATTCCCTGCATGTCTCACACAGATGTTTtttgttcatgctctgttcctCTCTGAATCTGCTGTTCTCTTGGCCATGGCTTTTGATCGCTATGTGGCTATCTGTACACCACTCCATTATGCAACCTTTCTTACAGGTTCTCTCATTAGCAAGGTGGGTCTGGCTCTGGTGACTCGGAGTGTGGCTGTGGTCACTCCTGGTGTCCTCCTCATTCTCCGGCTACGCTTTTGCCGGGGAAACATCATCCACCATACCTACTGTGAGAACATGGGTGTTGCCAAGTTGGCCTGCAATAGCATTGCCCTCAATAGCATTTATGGGCTCACTGCTGCTCTCCTCACCACAGGGCTAGACTTTGTCCTCATCTCCCTGTCCTACTGGCTAATCCTGAGAACAGTCTTCCAACTACCTTCTAGGGAAGCCCGGACAAAAGCCTTTGCAACATGTGGAGCTCATATATGTGTCATCTTGATATTTTATACTCtggccttcttttccttctttacccATCGCTTTGGAGATCATGTACCCAAGCATGTCCTTATCCTCCTGGCAAACCTCTACTTACTGGTGCCACCCACTATGAACCCCATTGTTTATGGAGTAAAGACAAAGGAGATAAGGATGCATGTACTAGGGCTCTGTAACAAACCAAAATGACTCAAAGGTTATGAAGCAACAAGGAATAGGTAAGTCCAGGATGGGGATCAGGCTTAAATGTCAAGTCTGAATCAACCTGGGCAGATCCATTCCCAAAACACTTAACCTCTGAATAGAGCTTAAAATAGTCACATTTCTAAATGCTGTCTTCCCGACATATGGTAAACAGGAAGCTAATAGGGAACTGCTTCAGTACCATCAAGGAATATCTCAACATAATGAGGTAAAAATCAGTGGAATGTCACTGTCAGCACGGGGGActtaaatatcctttttaaataCACAATTCTTCCTTTATGTCAATTTGCTATGGACAGGACAAAATGTAAACTCTGTAAGTCATGGCTTAGTTCAGATTCCAGCTTCATCATTACATCCACAGAacctagaatataaaaaaatttaataaatattgttaaataggTAAATGCATTACCTAGTCAAAAGCCAAATGCTAATAATTTTATGTAACAAACTCCCTACTATGTCCTTATGTATTAAATAAGACCTATACTTTAaatgcttctttcctttcctcttaaaAAACTTGCCCTTATCTTTCAGAAAATGTTGCTATCTCCTTTAATACCTTGGtgtaataaagattattttggttACACACAAATGAAAGTTACTTTGGTTAGATTaagtaaacagaaaaacagtATGAGGCATAGCATACATTCAAGCAATTTAAATATCTGTGACTCAGGAAGGACACAGCCAGGCTAATTGCCCCATATTGGGTCATATTGTTAAAACTGCATCAATCTGTTACAGCACTTGATATTCTGATTAACAGGGTTGAAATTGTGTCAGGGAAATTCTCAAAAAAGATAAATCGTGGAAAATGGTCAAGATTATGTTCACTGGATTCATTTGGCTCTTTTATATAAGCACCTGCAATTTTTCTAGTTTATTGGTTTTTGCACACCAAACATTCCTACTAATTTCATTCTATAGTAGCTGGGACAAACTATCATCTATAAATCTATCTGTCATAATTCCTGCGTGTAATCCCTTTCCTCCTCTAGAGAACATTCACCTGTCAATTaataaaagacctaaaatctATCCCTGgcataagagaataaaaaattgcAGCATGAGCATAATAAATGGTCTAGTGGTTGAATTAATTGAATGGAGtgtcttgaaaatatttatattgttatcATTCTCTTTACAAATGTATATGGCTGTTTCTAGATTCTATGTGTAACCAGGTAAGTATGATAATATACGTTTTCTAAGGaaattatgcttttattatttaagatATTAGATTGAATAACTGAATGGCTAAGTGGGATAATGAAGTATTTTGCAGTGCAATGCTTTGTATAGAAGAAAATGCCAGATACTTAGATGACAAAAGGGATAGTGATCTtctctactatttttttcttgccattgTGTTTTGCCACGAAGAGCCTTCTGCAGCATCGAGATGATTAATGTATAACTTATAAGATAACATTtgacattacaaaaataattgcATTGCACATTTGCCTGATGATAGGGGAttcaaatacacaaatgaatttttattttggcttctgGTTATCTTACAGATTCTGCAAGAAGGCAGATAATGCTTTCAAAAGGCAAATAACCACTCAAGACTTTGTCAAACAAGGTAATATGAGTAATAGTGTATCCTACTTTATAAATCCATGTACAAGTGAGAAAGATGCTTTGGTCGTATTGTTGCAATTCTAGGCAGGAACAAGAGACCTTCTTGTTTTTGGAGCACCAGATGCTTGCCAGAAGACTAAACTCCTGCCTTCATTAAGGTTCCAAAATAGGACAATGCTTCTGTTCTCAACTCCTAATACAAccttgttcactcattcattcattgttatATTCACTTATCTCCCTACCAACTGTATTTTACTgagaagaattattttaattttgaatatatctggtttctaaatgtttagagtaaaatatattttatgaatataatgcaatactaataataaatttaagaagtgaGTATAGTAAATAATAATTTGTAAACTCAAAATTTAGATTATCTATGTAGGtgttcatttaaaatagttttattggcatgtaaaatgcaaaatctaGTATGCAATAGTTTAAACATATTTCCATTAGCAAATAAAAACTAGTAAGACTTCGTTTTTTAGAGCACAAAGACTAGGAAaggtcaaaatatattttgaatttgaaGTTCTAATTTTAAAGGTGATTAGCAATAGTTAAATGTTACATATACGATGTGTGGCTGATGGTAATGCTCattctcaaaattttaatttttcctatcaatttgatttaattatttattacaaCAAATATTATCTAATTTTGATGTTTACATAGCTTTATTTTTAGTTGACATTTTTTATTCAAGGTGAATATGCTAAAAGGACAGGGGCAGTTGGCAATTAGAATCAAGAAATAGGATAAAAGGGCAAACAGACATAGTTGAGTGAAAACcagggagcagaaataaattgTAGATGTGCTCCATATGACTGAAATTTGAAACACTAATTTTAAGTTAGTAAGATCTCTTTTATTAGATGACATGGGGGTTCATGACATGTCAAATCTTTTCCTCGATTTTCTTTAATATCCAAAGTATCCTTTATTCAgtgattgattcatttatttaatcatttacatTCAATAAAGACTTGGTGTCACTTTTATACCAAGCATATATTCATCTTTACAAGTAGCAAACTCTTCAAAGCACAGTTGCTATACTAGGTAGAACCAGATAGGTAAAAACAGATTATTATTAAGACTTCCACAAATACACGAATACTGGGAActataacacattttttaaaatcttatttgtaCCCTTTGCTTACTTTTTGCCTTTGCACAAGTATAGCCAGACAAACTAGAAAATTCAATTACATTTGCAAGTTTTCTATACAACCCTATGCACAGCCATTTGTTAGCTAATTTCAGAATTATAAGGAAAGGTAGTTTTGTATATTGAAAGGAGTTCTAGATAAAATCAAGAGACCTGAATCTGTAGCTGTTTCCTGCTACCACAAATTTATAGGTAGCCACACCTAGTGAGTTATATTGTTACATAAGTGAAATACCTCATAGCCAGGAATACAAAGGATAgtacttttttacatttatttaaaaaaaatttaatatttgttcattatttttgagagagaaagagaaagagaaagagagagagtgagtaggagaggggcagagagaaagacacaaaatttgaagcaggctctgtcagcacagagctggatgtggggctcgaacccacagaccttgagatcatgacctgagctgaagtcagacactcaaccgactgagccacccaggcaccccagtactttTTTACACTTAAAGAAATAGTATGTCCTAAATTATTATTAAGATACATTTTACTCAATGGATTATAATCATTGACATCATATCACGGTATCTGGGGTATTTCAAAAATTACTGAGtctcaaatttttataaaattaaaattatttctaaaaattaagagaataaaaaaatatgcagTTGGCCTTTTCTATTCCTGAGCAAACTAAATTTCTTAGTAGGGCAGACATatgtataaactttaaaatatgatgCTGATTCACAATAAGGATTGATAAGTTCTGCTTTGAACCCTAATATGCTCTTAtatcaagataaaatattttccatcttgaagaaggaaagaatagcaGATATACAAACACATTGTTATAACAAGAAGGGCAATATAAGATTTCCAAACAACTACAGAGTATCAAGAAGCGAagaaacatgaattttatttatttatttatttatttatttatttatttattttctgtgagagaaagggagagagagcagaggaggagcagagatagagggagagagagagagagagagagagaaaacatagaaggctccatgctgccagcgcagagtgcaacatggggc
This genomic stretch from Lynx canadensis isolate LIC74 chromosome D1, mLynCan4.pri.v2, whole genome shotgun sequence harbors:
- the LOC115526269 gene encoding olfactory receptor 52Z1-like yields the protein MGPVCDTQVDGQPEDGENGSQIMYPWEQINYDLGHLSTRISNSTSTHLTAFLLTGVPGLEDFQIWISIPFSFMYLLAVIGNGLVMAVVVGDRNLHEPMYLFLAMLALNDVLLCTVTVPQMLLIFWQGPSPLTFPACLTQMFFVHALFLSESAVLLAMAFDRYVAICTPLHYATFLTGSLISKVGLALVTRSVAVVTPGVLLILRLRFCRGNIIHHTYCENMGVAKLACNSIALNSIYGLTAALLTTGLDFVLISLSYWLILRTVFQLPSREARTKAFATCGAHICVILIFYTLAFFSFFTHRFGDHVPKHVLILLANLYLLVPPTMNPIVYGVKTKEIRMHVLGLCNKPK